Within the Maridesulfovibrio zosterae DSM 11974 genome, the region AAGTTGGTGCTAATCCTGAACTGGTGAAAGCTGTAGACTCGGTAAACAATCGTCAGAAAAAAGTTTTGGCTAGCAAAGTACTCGATTACTTTGACCCTCAGGGAGGAGTTAAAGGTAAAACTCTTGCTTTGTGGGGACTTGCATTTAAAGCTAATACTGATGATATGCGTGAATCGTCAGCTCTTTCAATTATTTCAGAACTGACTGCTGCTGGTATGAAAATTAGAGCTTTTGATCCTGTTGCTCATGAAAAAGCAGCTGAAATTCTACGTGATAATGATCTGGTGGAGATTGTTCATAATCAATATGATGTTCTGGAAGGAGCTGATGCGCTAGCTGTTGTTACTGATTGGAATCAGTTCAGAAACCCTGATTTTGAAACAATAAAAAAATCTTTGGTAGCGCCGCTTATTTTTGATGGCAGAAATCTCTATGACCCGATATCAATGGGAGAGAATGGTTTTGCATACTTCTGCATAGGCCGCAGACCTGTAGGTAAATAATAAAAAAATAAGGCCCGCTTAAAGCGGGCCTTATTTTTAGGGGTCTAAAGTTTTCATAGATGATCGAAGTTGCAGTTCCTGCAAAATCAATCTTTCATATTCTGGACTGTACTGAATATTTTCCTGAATATCTTGATCTAACATTTTGGCAAGAAATTGAGTTTCTTCCCAAAAATCTAGAAGTTCTTCGTTTGCTAGAGATTTAATCTGGTCTTCTAATGTTACATTTTCTGTAGGGGAAAACTGAGCCATGCGAGTTCATACCCTCCTGAATCTTCGCCTTTCATTAAGCACGTATTTGCTATACAATATTTCTAATAGTCATTTCCTGTCTAGTAGTCAATTTTTCAAAAAATAAAATAATTGAAGATTTGTCTTATAATTTGATGATTATCTTGCAAATATTTCAGATCAATAATAATATACTTTTTAATACAAATATATTTCTTTATTATTAATTAAATACTGGGTAAATACGGCTTGATATATTATAAAAGCAACCAATAGGGGGCAATTTATGGAAGAAGGTAAGAAAATAACACTAGATGCTGAACTTATTCAGCTAGTTACCTTCAGTATCGGGGAGGAGGAGTTTGGTGTAGATATCCTTAAGGTACAGGAAATCATAAGAACTATGGAAATCACCAAAGTTCCTAGAGCTCCTATATTTGTTGAGGGTGTCATCAACCTTCGCGGTAAGGTTATCCCCATTATCGATCTTAGAAGTAAATTTGGTCTGCAGACTATAGAACACGATCAGAATACACGTATCATTGTTATTGAAATTAATGATATGATTGTCGGATTTGTTGTTGACTCTGTTTCTGAGGTATTAAGAATACCAGCTTCTACAGTAGAACCACCGCCGGCTGTTGTATCAGGGCTTGAATCTGAATATATAAGTGGAGTTGGCAAGCTTGAAGATAGGTTGCTTATTCTGCTTGATCTTAACAGACTTCTGTCTAGTGATGAACAGGAACAACTGGCTCAAGTATAGTTAGAAGTTTTATCTTTTTATAAAGTATTTATCAAACTCTAGCTTTTTGAATGTCTTAAATTCAAACTCTTTTTTGTACTTTGGGCAGTATATGTTGGTTGAAGCCGATATTTGCTGGACATCAGTGTACATTATCTGCAAGAAAAAGTCGTTCTCTGGTTTTCATCAGGGGACGACTTTACTTTTTATCTATTTTCGGAGTTAAATTGTCTTTACCTTCCCAATTTACTGCTTTTGCCAATGGCAGCGGTGAAAATATACGTGTTTTCAAAAGTGGTCATGGCACTCAAGCGTTTTCTGCACATAATCTTCACTCTCGTGGACAATCTGTTATTATGGTTGCTCCGGGAGCCCGTGAATACTCAGAACTGAAATCTTTACTTACTCTTTTCAGTCGTAATAACGGGCAGGAAAAGGGTAAAATTATTCCAGCATGGGAGCGAGACTGGGTCTTTTTACCTCCTTACCTGTGTAAAACTCCAAGTGCATCAGAATGGGCTGAACGGTGGACTGCGCTTCACGCATTAACCAGGGGAAGCAAACAGTCTGTTTTAATGACCGCAGACAACCTGCTTCCTAAATGGCCTTCACCCACGGTACTAGAGAACAATTATATTGTTCTTTCTAAAGGTGAAGAAATGGACCCAGAACTGCTTATGGAGCAGGTCGTTACATGGGGATATTCCAGAACGAAACTGGTTTCCGGTTATGGCGAAATGGCCATGCGTGGTGATATTTTGGATATTTATGCTCCGGGATATGATTTACCTGTCAGACTAGAATTTTTTGGAGATATCATTGAGGAAATTAGGGTTTTTGACCCAGCTTCACAACGATCCAAAGCTGATCTTGATGAGGTGACTCTTCTTCCTGTTGCTCCTGCAATGCTCAATGAAGGATATCTTGAAAGCGCAGCACTGTTGTGGGAGCAGCTGAAGAAAACCGGAGAAATATCAATAGAAGGTTATAGGCAACTAATTGAACGAACAGAGAATATCGACGGTATGATCTGGCCTGGTCTTTTTTATCCTGAAGCTGTCGATCTAAAATCTTTTTTTCCTCTAAAATCAATTTACATACTTTCATCTGCGTCGAATTTACGTTCAAAATTACAGGATCAGGGGTATGGGTGGAAAAAATTTCTCCATGATCAATCTGCTCATAATGGATGTAAGTGGCCTGTTAATACTGTGTGCTGGAACGAAGAAAAAGCACGCTCTACGTGGCGTGATGAGCGCCAAATTGTTTTTGAAGATCTAGTTATAGGTAGAGAAAAAGATGGAATAGATCTTTCGGAGAGGGCCATTTCTTCATTCTCAGATATCTTTTGGAAACCTGAACAGATGAAGCGTCCGT harbors:
- a CDS encoding chemotaxis protein CheW; its protein translation is MEEGKKITLDAELIQLVTFSIGEEEFGVDILKVQEIIRTMEITKVPRAPIFVEGVINLRGKVIPIIDLRSKFGLQTIEHDQNTRIIVIEINDMIVGFVVDSVSEVLRIPASTVEPPPAVVSGLESEYISGVGKLEDRLLILLDLNRLLSSDEQEQLAQV